In Lysobacter firmicutimachus, one genomic interval encodes:
- a CDS encoding LysR family transcriptional regulator gives MTPPRTLSPRFAYKSDRLKPLRAFCQTARLGSVSRAAEALYLSQPAVTLQLQALEREMGVRLLERSGRRVALTREGEALYELARPLVEGLDALDGTFRERIRGLDAGELNVAAGSSTILYLLPKIVEAFRASHPEVRLTLHNVTGAGGLDLLRSDGVDLAVGSMLDVPGDLSYAPVYRFEPMLIAPRKHPLAQLERVTLQDLSPYGLILPPQRLTTYRMVDLVFQQNRVPYTVALEVGGWEVIKQYVAMGLGISIVTAICLTEADRARLCVRSLAEYFPSRSYGVVVRKGKYLSPQARAFTELIQPALFERADYYATGQSDR, from the coding sequence ATGACACCGCCCCGCACCCTAAGTCCGCGATTCGCTTACAAAAGCGACCGGCTCAAGCCGCTGCGCGCGTTCTGTCAAACGGCGCGCCTGGGCTCGGTCTCACGTGCGGCTGAGGCGCTTTACCTCAGCCAGCCGGCCGTGACACTGCAGTTACAGGCCCTGGAGCGCGAGATGGGCGTGCGCCTGCTCGAGCGCAGCGGGCGCCGGGTGGCGTTGACCCGCGAGGGCGAGGCGCTGTACGAACTGGCCCGGCCCCTGGTCGAGGGCCTGGACGCTCTGGACGGCACCTTCCGCGAGCGGATCCGCGGCCTGGACGCCGGCGAGCTCAACGTCGCCGCCGGCAGCTCGACCATCCTCTACCTGCTGCCCAAGATCGTCGAAGCCTTCCGCGCCTCGCATCCGGAGGTGCGCCTGACCCTGCACAACGTCACCGGCGCCGGCGGCCTGGACCTGCTGCGCTCGGACGGGGTCGACCTGGCGGTGGGCTCGATGCTCGACGTGCCCGGCGACCTCAGCTACGCCCCGGTGTACCGCTTCGAGCCGATGCTGATCGCGCCGCGCAAGCACCCCCTGGCCCAGCTCGAGCGGGTGACCCTGCAGGACCTCAGCCCCTACGGCCTGATCCTGCCGCCGCAGCGCCTGACCACCTACCGCATGGTCGACCTGGTGTTCCAGCAGAACCGCGTGCCGTACACGGTCGCGCTGGAAGTCGGCGGCTGGGAAGTCATCAAGCAGTACGTGGCGATGGGCCTGGGCATCAGCATCGTCACCGCGATCTGCCTGACCGAGGCCGATCGCGCGCGGCTGTGCGTGCGCTCGCTGGCCGAGTATTTCCCGTCGCGCAGCTACGGCGTGGTGGTGCGCAAGGGCAAGTACCTGTCGCCGCAGGCGCGCGCCTTCACCGAGCTGATCCAGCCGGCGCTGTTCGAGCGCGCGGACTACTACGCGACCGGTCAGTCCGATCGCTGA
- a CDS encoding putative peptide modification system cyclase, producing MNDAHRPNPDGPQLRTLLLTDLCDSTTLVERLGDGPAAGLFREHDRLVLQLQQRWRGRLIDRSDGLLLLFERPIDGLGFALDYARGLRELGASRKVELKARAGLHVGEVLTWRNSDEAVRVGAKPVEVEGLAKPMAGRLMATARPGQILLSAVAEPLAHRAARELGERGQQLLWKSHGRWRFKGVPEPQEIYEVGEPGIAPLRAPPNGPKAWRDIPLWRRPAALAAEIAVLAVIGTGIWFATRPQPAIAFNQRDWVVVGDLRNLTGQSVLDDSLEQAFRISLEQSRYVNVLSDLKARDTLDRMHRKPDTVLDRAIASEIALRDGARAVILPTVAEVGGRVRVSAEVIDPHTQTTVYAESADGVGAASALASIDEVTGVLRGKLGEALKNIEKDSEPLPKVATGNLDALRAYALGSKAYAHRQFDEALQYFQRAVQIDSNFALAHMGVMRVYVSNADTDAARPYLEKAQQLRDHLTPREALYLDAWAAEFGPQPSLRAPPKWKLLAGVYPDYFAGRYQYAWSEFLANRFDSALAATTAATAPQEPLRNVAFELAGRVHLSQERYAKAIESFKQAEASGHYPPNRRHAAALAAMRRFDEANRMLDALSADGDIGSANLTVQFERIAVALDQDDLTRARELSRKAAEAARDAGLLVRHPMRFTDLLVRSVSGQNPPSASEIEQFAQGVLNDAVKPGSADQDDLSAIALAAVRLAQRQGERGVAERLLPRVAGLVDVSGNGQSRKLLRIAYAEQARLGGDPQRAVRELRALLDGSEPFQARVALRDALLAAGRAEEAASENRWIADHRGRAYAEPIGGQVYLAMNVADAARARREAPRTAALIQVLAPVAAAG from the coding sequence ATGAACGACGCCCATCGCCCGAACCCCGACGGGCCGCAACTGCGGACCCTGTTGCTGACCGACCTGTGCGATTCGACCACTCTGGTCGAACGGCTCGGCGACGGCCCGGCGGCGGGTCTGTTCCGCGAGCACGACCGCCTGGTGCTGCAGCTGCAGCAGCGTTGGCGCGGGCGCTTGATCGACCGCTCCGACGGCCTGCTGCTGCTGTTCGAGCGCCCGATCGACGGCCTCGGCTTCGCCCTGGACTACGCCCGCGGCCTGCGCGAACTCGGCGCCAGCCGCAAGGTCGAGCTCAAGGCCCGCGCCGGCTTGCACGTCGGCGAAGTGCTGACCTGGCGCAACAGCGACGAGGCGGTGCGGGTCGGGGCCAAGCCGGTCGAGGTCGAGGGCCTGGCCAAGCCGATGGCGGGCCGGCTGATGGCGACCGCGCGGCCGGGCCAGATCCTGCTCTCGGCGGTGGCCGAGCCGCTGGCCCATCGCGCCGCGCGCGAGCTGGGCGAGCGCGGCCAGCAGCTGCTGTGGAAATCGCACGGCCGCTGGCGCTTCAAGGGCGTGCCCGAGCCGCAGGAAATCTACGAGGTCGGCGAGCCCGGCATCGCGCCGCTGCGCGCGCCGCCGAACGGGCCCAAGGCCTGGCGCGACATCCCCCTGTGGCGGCGCCCGGCGGCGCTGGCGGCCGAGATCGCGGTGCTGGCGGTGATCGGCACCGGCATCTGGTTCGCGACCCGGCCGCAGCCGGCGATCGCTTTCAACCAGCGCGACTGGGTGGTGGTCGGCGACTTGCGCAATCTGACCGGGCAGAGCGTGCTCGACGATTCGCTGGAGCAGGCGTTCCGGATCAGCCTGGAGCAGTCGCGCTACGTCAACGTGCTGTCCGATCTGAAGGCGCGCGACACCCTCGACCGCATGCATCGCAAGCCCGACACCGTGCTCGACCGCGCGATCGCCTCGGAGATCGCGCTGCGCGACGGCGCGCGCGCAGTGATCTTGCCGACCGTGGCCGAGGTCGGCGGGCGGGTGCGGGTCAGCGCCGAGGTCATCGATCCCCACACCCAGACCACGGTCTACGCCGAATCCGCCGACGGCGTCGGCGCGGCCTCGGCGCTGGCCTCGATCGACGAGGTCACCGGTGTGCTGCGCGGCAAGCTCGGCGAAGCGCTGAAGAACATCGAGAAGGACTCCGAACCGCTGCCCAAGGTCGCCACCGGCAACCTCGACGCGCTGCGCGCCTACGCCCTGGGCAGCAAGGCCTATGCGCACCGCCAGTTCGACGAGGCCTTGCAGTACTTCCAGCGCGCGGTGCAGATCGATTCGAATTTCGCGCTCGCCCATATGGGCGTGATGCGCGTGTACGTCAGCAACGCCGACACCGATGCGGCGCGGCCTTATCTGGAAAAGGCGCAGCAACTGCGCGACCACCTGACTCCGCGCGAAGCGCTGTACCTGGACGCCTGGGCGGCGGAGTTCGGCCCGCAGCCTTCGCTGCGCGCGCCGCCGAAGTGGAAGCTGCTGGCCGGGGTCTACCCGGACTACTTCGCCGGCCGCTACCAGTACGCCTGGTCGGAATTCCTCGCCAACCGTTTCGACAGCGCGCTGGCGGCCACCACCGCGGCGACCGCGCCGCAGGAACCGCTGCGCAACGTCGCCTTCGAACTGGCCGGCCGGGTGCATTTGTCGCAGGAGCGCTACGCCAAGGCGATCGAATCGTTCAAGCAGGCCGAGGCCAGCGGCCACTACCCGCCCAACCGCCGCCACGCGGCCGCGCTGGCGGCGATGCGCCGTTTCGACGAGGCCAACCGGATGCTCGACGCGCTCAGCGCCGACGGCGACATCGGCTCGGCCAACCTGACCGTGCAGTTCGAACGCATCGCCGTGGCCCTGGACCAGGACGACCTGACCCGCGCGCGCGAACTGTCGCGCAAGGCCGCCGAGGCGGCGCGCGACGCCGGGCTGCTGGTGCGGCATCCGATGCGCTTCACCGATTTGCTGGTGCGCAGCGTATCGGGGCAGAACCCGCCCAGCGCGAGCGAGATCGAACAGTTCGCCCAGGGCGTGCTCAACGACGCGGTCAAGCCCGGCAGCGCCGACCAGGACGACTTGTCGGCGATCGCGTTGGCCGCGGTGCGGCTGGCGCAACGCCAGGGCGAGCGCGGCGTCGCCGAACGTTTGCTGCCGCGCGTGGCCGGGCTGGTCGATGTCAGCGGCAACGGGCAATCGCGCAAGCTGCTGCGGATCGCCTATGCCGAGCAGGCGCGCCTGGGCGGCGATCCGCAACGCGCGGTGCGCGAACTGCGCGCTCTGCTCGACGGCAGCGAACCGTTCCAGGCCCGGGTCGCGTTGCGCGATGCGCTGCTGGCGGCCGGCCGGGCAGAAGAGGCGGCGAGCGAGAACCGCTGGATCGCCGACCACCGCGGCCGCGCTTACGCCGAGCCGATCGGCGGCCAGGTCTATCTGGCGATGAACGTGGCCGATGCTGCGCGCGCCCGGCGCGAGGCGCCGCGCACGGCGGCCCTGATCCAGGTGCTCGCGCCGGTCGCCGCCGCGGGCTGA
- a CDS encoding collagenase — protein sequence MSFAPKPRPAHALLIGLAAAAVSLLSFALPWQAEAPSSPQLVRGPVSTIASARAPVVRSAGRKSPSTERQIYGEHRQPQSLDPARRAPQQPQLLQPDAGAYDLADSGRDLLQRPSLKASAKRSAKAACDPNGFAALSGNALVSAIKAADADCINALFGLGGSVAHGTFREAQMVTVANALTTSAQRYDGSNADSTLQLVLFLRAGYYVQYYDSSVGSYGAALQNAIRPALDAFAANAQFGRVDDVHGETLAEYVTLIDSAVENARYLYVVRRLLAGYDSRYNAFYWMKVAVNNAYNVTFRGHQDPAFRAAVQADSSIVESLYGFADRHFARLSQPEAYLVSNAGRELGRFLQYDGSLKALARARVKALLDRGAVTGPTARLWVGVGEMADYYDRGNCSYYGLCDFKARVEAAALPLRHTCSATLRIRAQAMSAAEFGEACSIVAGQENYFHQALGTQRTPVANDQNAALEMVVFDSSDDYGIYAGAIFGIDTNNGGMYLEGNPAQAGNQARFIAHEADWVRPRFEIWNLTHEYVHYLDGRFDMHGDFNAAMSQKTVWWVEGLAEYMSYSYRNLANTAAQEEAGRATHALSRVYGNDYNSGQNLVYRWGYLAVRFMFEKRREQVNAILGYFRPGNYTGYAGYMSSLGGSNDAAFRAWLPCVAQPDGSGCGTTPNQTPTAAFTAAVNGLGVRFSDGSTDPDGRVVAWQWSFGDGSGSNEQHPSKTYAAAGSYTVTLTVTDDRGATAKAVRTVAVAAPGLPECSGADTRQLGRNCARSNVAATAGNTAYFYLYVPAGTPQLRIEVAGGSGNADLYINTNGSWATRTAHNYRSTQPGNAETLVVPNPPTGYVYLSLYAASGFSGATIGVRY from the coding sequence ATGTCTTTCGCACCCAAACCGCGGCCGGCCCACGCCCTGTTGATCGGGCTGGCGGCCGCCGCCGTAAGCCTGTTGAGTTTCGCCCTGCCATGGCAGGCCGAGGCCCCATCGTCGCCGCAACTGGTCCGTGGGCCGGTATCGACGATCGCTTCGGCGCGCGCGCCGGTCGTGCGCTCGGCCGGACGCAAGAGCCCCAGCACCGAACGCCAGATCTACGGCGAACACCGTCAGCCGCAATCGCTCGACCCGGCCCGCCGCGCGCCGCAACAGCCCCAGCTGTTGCAGCCCGACGCCGGCGCCTACGATCTGGCCGATTCCGGTCGCGACCTGTTGCAGCGTCCTTCGCTGAAGGCGAGCGCGAAGCGATCGGCCAAGGCCGCCTGCGACCCGAACGGTTTCGCCGCGCTCAGCGGCAACGCCCTGGTGAGCGCGATCAAGGCCGCCGACGCCGATTGCATCAACGCCCTGTTCGGCCTCGGCGGCAGCGTCGCCCATGGCACCTTCCGCGAAGCGCAGATGGTCACCGTCGCCAACGCCCTGACCACGTCGGCGCAGCGCTACGACGGCAGCAACGCCGACAGCACCCTGCAGTTGGTGCTGTTCCTGCGCGCCGGCTACTACGTGCAGTACTACGACAGCTCGGTCGGCAGCTACGGCGCCGCGTTGCAGAACGCGATCCGCCCGGCGCTGGATGCTTTCGCCGCCAACGCCCAGTTCGGCCGCGTCGACGACGTGCACGGCGAGACGTTGGCCGAGTACGTGACCCTGATCGACAGTGCGGTCGAGAACGCGCGCTATCTGTACGTGGTCAGGCGCCTGCTCGCCGGCTACGACAGCCGCTACAACGCGTTCTATTGGATGAAGGTGGCGGTCAACAACGCCTACAACGTGACCTTCCGCGGCCACCAGGACCCGGCGTTCCGCGCCGCGGTGCAAGCCGATTCGTCGATCGTCGAGTCGCTGTACGGCTTCGCCGACCGCCACTTCGCCCGGCTGAGCCAGCCGGAGGCCTATCTGGTGTCGAACGCCGGCCGCGAGCTGGGGCGCTTCCTGCAGTACGACGGCAGCCTCAAGGCCCTGGCGCGCGCGCGGGTCAAGGCGCTGCTCGACCGCGGTGCGGTGACCGGCCCGACCGCTCGGCTGTGGGTCGGGGTCGGCGAAATGGCCGACTATTACGATCGCGGCAACTGCAGTTATTACGGCCTGTGCGACTTCAAGGCGCGGGTCGAAGCGGCGGCGCTGCCGCTGCGCCACACCTGCAGCGCGACCCTGCGCATCCGCGCCCAGGCGATGAGCGCGGCCGAGTTCGGCGAGGCCTGCAGCATCGTCGCCGGCCAGGAGAACTACTTCCACCAGGCCCTGGGCACCCAACGCACGCCGGTCGCCAACGACCAGAATGCGGCCCTGGAAATGGTGGTGTTCGACAGCAGCGACGATTACGGCATCTACGCCGGCGCGATCTTCGGCATCGACACCAACAACGGCGGCATGTACCTGGAAGGCAACCCGGCCCAGGCCGGCAACCAGGCGCGCTTCATCGCCCACGAAGCCGATTGGGTGCGGCCGCGCTTCGAGATCTGGAATCTGACCCACGAGTACGTGCACTACCTGGACGGCCGTTTCGACATGCACGGCGATTTCAACGCCGCGATGTCGCAGAAGACCGTGTGGTGGGTGGAGGGCCTGGCCGAGTACATGTCCTACTCGTACCGCAACCTGGCCAATACCGCGGCGCAGGAAGAGGCCGGGCGTGCGACTCATGCGCTGAGCCGGGTCTACGGTAACGACTACAACAGCGGTCAGAACCTGGTCTATCGCTGGGGCTATCTGGCGGTGCGTTTCATGTTCGAGAAGCGCCGCGAGCAGGTCAACGCCATCCTCGGTTACTTCCGTCCCGGCAACTACACCGGCTATGCCGGCTACATGAGCAGCCTGGGCGGCAGCAACGATGCGGCGTTCCGCGCCTGGCTGCCGTGCGTGGCCCAGCCCGACGGCTCCGGCTGCGGCACCACGCCGAACCAGACGCCCACCGCGGCGTTCACCGCGGCCGTCAACGGGCTGGGCGTGCGTTTCAGCGACGGCTCGACCGATCCGGACGGGCGCGTGGTGGCCTGGCAGTGGAGCTTCGGCGACGGCAGCGGCTCGAACGAGCAGCACCCGAGCAAGACCTACGCCGCAGCCGGCAGCTACACCGTGACTCTGACCGTCACCGACGACCGCGGCGCCACCGCCAAGGCCGTGCGCACGGTCGCGGTCGCCGCGCCGGGCCTGCCCGAATGCAGCGGCGCGGATACCCGTCAGCTCGGCCGGAACTGCGCGCGCAGCAACGTCGCCGCGACCGCGGGCAACACGGCGTACTTCTATCTGTACGTGCCGGCGGGTACGCCGCAGTTGCGCATCGAGGTCGCCGGCGGCAGCGGCAATGCCGACCTGTACATCAACACCAACGGCAGCTGGGCGACCCGCACCGCGCACAACTACCGCTCGACCCAGCCCGGCAACGCCGAAACCCTGGTGGTGCCGAATCCGCCGACCGGCTATGTGTACCTGAGCTTGTACGCGGCCAGCGGTTTCAGCGGCGCAACGATCGGCGTGCGCTACTGA
- a CDS encoding GGDEF domain-containing protein, giving the protein MNRDVTVPTMARETDNTTATAAPTDAATAVLTPGEFELFAEIGRPRRVEAGQVVFRRGELGTTMFVIARGAVLLDFGDDLVTKRLGVREFFGELGLLIGDHARSADAIAATDGLLVELRHEEFQRLVDRDPALVSHFLRRAIMRVVLNEQSLIRRLRRRNQDLEAALDSLYATTHQLNQTEELVRTDDLTGLYNRRGLTLHLQESRALGMPETMGLILVDCDRFKQVNDDHGHLAGDRVLQSVANILRSVAGPEDIACRLGGDEFCLLVAASTRQDVMRFAEFIVATVHGLLAIPQSPPTICSVSVGACLVSAKYDWNDWYAHADGALYQAKRLGGNRVHWQDAELTPA; this is encoded by the coding sequence ATGAATCGCGACGTGACGGTGCCGACGATGGCCCGTGAGACCGACAATACGACTGCGACCGCGGCGCCGACGGATGCGGCGACGGCCGTCCTGACGCCCGGCGAATTCGAATTGTTCGCCGAGATCGGCCGGCCGCGCCGGGTCGAAGCCGGCCAGGTCGTGTTCCGTCGCGGCGAACTGGGCACCACCATGTTCGTGATCGCCCGCGGCGCGGTGCTGCTCGACTTCGGCGACGACCTGGTGACCAAGCGCCTGGGCGTGCGCGAATTCTTCGGCGAGCTCGGTCTGCTGATCGGCGACCACGCCCGCAGCGCCGACGCCATCGCCGCCACCGACGGCCTGCTGGTCGAACTGCGCCACGAGGAGTTCCAGCGCCTGGTCGACCGCGACCCGGCCCTGGTCTCGCATTTTCTGCGCCGCGCGATCATGCGCGTGGTGCTCAACGAACAAAGCCTGATCCGGCGCCTGCGCCGGCGCAATCAGGACCTGGAGGCCGCGCTCGACAGCCTCTACGCCACCACCCACCAGCTCAACCAGACCGAAGAGCTGGTCCGCACCGACGATCTGACCGGCCTGTACAACCGCCGCGGCCTGACCCTGCACCTGCAGGAGAGCCGCGCCCTGGGCATGCCCGAAACCATGGGCCTGATCCTGGTCGACTGCGACCGCTTCAAGCAGGTCAACGACGACCACGGACATCTGGCCGGCGACCGGGTGCTGCAGAGCGTGGCCAACATCCTGCGCTCGGTGGCCGGGCCGGAGGACATCGCCTGCCGCCTCGGCGGCGACGAGTTCTGCCTGCTGGTGGCCGCCTCGACCCGCCAGGACGTCATGCGTTTCGCCGAATTCATCGTCGCGACCGTGCACGGCCTGCTGGCGATCCCGCAGTCGCCGCCGACGATCTGCTCGGTTAGCGTCGGCGCCTGCCTGGTCAGCGCCAAGTACGATTGGAACGATTGGTATGCGCATGCCGACGGCGCGCTGTATCAGGCCAAGCGCCTGGGCGGCAATCGGGTGCACTGGCAGGATGCCGAACTGACGCCGGCCTGA
- the aceA gene encoding isocitrate lyase, with amino-acid sequence MSHTLPTADQLRHDWATNPRWAGITRPYSAEDVVRLRGTVPVEHSIAKLGAAKLWNYLQTEDFINALGALTGNQAMQQVKAGLKAIYLSGWQVAADANIAGEMYPDQSLYPANSVPQVVRRINNTLLRADQIQCSEGSGEVDFLQPIVADAEAGFGGVLNAFELMKGMIEAGASGVHFEDQLASVKKCGHMGGKVLVPTREAVEKLVAARLASDVMGVPTLIVARTDAEAADLLTADIDPNDRPFTTGERTVEGFYKTRNGLDQAISRGLAYAPYADLVWCETGKPDLAFARQFAEAIHAQFPGKLLAYNCSPSFNWKKNLDDATIAKFQKEIASYGYKFQFITLAGFHSLNYSMFNLAHGYARRQMSAFVELQEAEFAAAEKGFTAVKHQREVGTGYFDAVTQTIQGGQSSTVALKGSTEEEQFHDGAKVAA; translated from the coding sequence ATGAGCCACACGCTGCCGACCGCCGACCAACTCCGCCACGATTGGGCGACCAATCCGCGCTGGGCCGGCATCACCCGCCCGTACTCCGCCGAGGACGTGGTGCGCCTGCGCGGCACCGTGCCGGTCGAGCACTCCATCGCCAAGCTCGGCGCGGCCAAGCTGTGGAACTACCTGCAGACCGAAGACTTCATCAACGCCCTCGGCGCGCTGACCGGCAACCAGGCCATGCAGCAGGTCAAGGCCGGCCTCAAGGCGATCTATCTGTCGGGCTGGCAGGTCGCCGCCGACGCCAACATCGCCGGCGAGATGTACCCCGACCAGTCGCTGTATCCGGCCAACTCGGTGCCGCAGGTCGTGCGCCGGATCAACAACACCCTGCTGCGCGCCGATCAGATCCAGTGCTCGGAGGGCAGCGGCGAGGTCGACTTCCTGCAGCCGATCGTGGCCGACGCCGAAGCCGGCTTCGGCGGCGTGCTCAACGCCTTCGAACTGATGAAGGGCATGATCGAGGCCGGTGCCTCCGGCGTGCATTTCGAAGACCAGTTGGCCTCGGTCAAGAAGTGCGGCCACATGGGCGGCAAGGTGCTGGTGCCGACCCGCGAAGCGGTCGAGAAGCTGGTCGCCGCGCGCCTGGCCTCCGACGTGATGGGCGTGCCGACGTTGATCGTTGCGCGCACCGACGCCGAAGCCGCCGACCTGCTGACCGCCGACATCGACCCGAACGATCGGCCCTTCACCACCGGCGAGCGCACCGTCGAGGGTTTCTACAAGACCCGCAACGGCCTGGACCAGGCGATCAGCCGCGGCCTGGCTTACGCGCCCTACGCCGACCTGGTGTGGTGCGAGACCGGCAAGCCGGACCTGGCGTTCGCGCGCCAGTTCGCCGAAGCCATCCACGCCCAGTTCCCCGGCAAGCTGCTGGCCTACAACTGCTCGCCGAGCTTCAACTGGAAGAAGAACCTGGACGACGCGACCATCGCCAAGTTCCAGAAGGAAATCGCCTCCTACGGCTACAAGTTCCAGTTCATCACCCTGGCCGGCTTCCACTCGCTGAACTACTCGATGTTCAACCTGGCGCACGGCTACGCGCGCCGACAGATGAGCGCTTTCGTCGAGTTGCAGGAGGCCGAGTTCGCCGCCGCCGAGAAGGGCTTCACCGCGGTCAAGCATCAGCGCGAGGTGGGCACCGGTTATTTCGACGCGGTGACCCAGACTATCCAGGGCGGACAGTCCTCGACCGTGGCGCTGAAGGGGTCGACCGAGGAAGAGCAGTTCCACGACGGCGCCAAAGTCGCGGCCTGA
- a CDS encoding GntR family transcriptional regulator, with the protein MSIVPRSLSDQAFEVVRERILSTQIPPLTPIRQELLAEELGISKIPLREALGRLEEQGLLCSHPNRGFFVPALTAVEAEEVFALRLKIEPDAAADACCDAGDDEREAARAALAALESASDADVRNAVTFNRRFHLSLVRPGGRAITTQLVERLHVLAERYVRKHLEPEGREARAASEHRALLEAWLARDAARVSRLLSAHIVSTLHDLRQQLPPADPAASAPPPRRRQRR; encoded by the coding sequence ATGAGCATTGTCCCGCGTTCGCTGTCCGACCAAGCCTTCGAAGTGGTGCGCGAACGGATTCTTTCGACCCAGATTCCGCCGCTCACGCCTATCCGCCAGGAATTGCTGGCCGAGGAACTCGGCATCAGCAAGATCCCGCTGCGCGAAGCGCTGGGACGGCTGGAAGAGCAAGGCCTGCTGTGCTCGCACCCGAACCGCGGCTTCTTCGTGCCGGCGCTGACCGCGGTGGAAGCCGAGGAAGTGTTCGCGCTGCGGCTGAAGATCGAGCCCGATGCGGCCGCGGACGCCTGCTGCGACGCCGGCGACGACGAACGCGAGGCCGCGCGCGCGGCGCTGGCCGCACTGGAATCGGCGTCCGACGCCGACGTGCGCAATGCGGTGACCTTCAACCGCCGCTTCCATCTGAGCCTGGTGCGGCCGGGCGGTCGCGCGATCACCACCCAGTTGGTCGAGCGCCTGCACGTATTGGCCGAACGCTACGTGCGCAAGCACCTGGAACCGGAAGGGCGCGAGGCCCGCGCCGCTAGCGAGCACCGGGCCCTGCTCGAGGCCTGGCTGGCGCGCGATGCGGCCCGGGTGTCGCGGTTGCTCAGCGCACACATCGTCTCGACCCTGCACGACCTGCGCCAACAGCTGCCGCCGGCCGACCCGGCGGCGAGCGCCCCGCCGCCGCGCCGCCGCCAGCGCCGCTGA
- the aceB gene encoding malate synthase A has protein sequence MSAVIAQWQDPHPQQRSPGDGIELTAVVAGQESLLTPAALDFLAGLHRRFEPARQARLAARRERQAYFDAGGLPDFRADTAAIRNGQWRVAPLPTALLDRRVEITGPVDPKMVINALNSGAKVYMADFEDSTSPTWANLLTGQRALRKAVAGTLDWMAPDGAKHYTLKPFEEQAVLMVRPRGWHLDEKHVRIDGAAMSGSLFDLGLFAFHNAKALAALDRGPYFYLPKLQSMEEAQLWNEVLDRVEAELGLAPGQIKVTVLIETLPAVFEMDEILHALRTRIAGLNCGRWDYVFSYLKTFRAHRDKVLPERGQVTMTQPFLRAYSELLIQTCHKRGAHAMGGMAAQIPISGDEAGNEAALAKVRADKLREVTAGHDGTWVAHPALIPLAMRIFDERMPTPHQQHVLRDDVLIIRDDLIKPCLGTVTRAGFEGNVEVCVRYLAAWLEGNGCVPIHWLMEDAATAEIARTQLWQWLHADSLFLDDGTPVDFALLERALIGLPSKLAERMKLPGGSKLDEAIAMLDRLTHADTLEEFLTLPAYERID, from the coding sequence ATGTCGGCAGTGATCGCGCAGTGGCAGGACCCCCATCCCCAGCAACGGTCGCCGGGCGACGGCATCGAACTGACCGCCGTCGTGGCCGGTCAGGAGTCGCTGCTGACCCCGGCCGCCCTGGACTTCCTCGCCGGTCTGCACCGCCGCTTCGAACCGGCGCGCCAGGCCCGCCTGGCCGCGCGCCGCGAGCGCCAGGCCTATTTCGATGCCGGCGGCCTGCCGGACTTCCGCGCCGACACTGCCGCGATCCGCAACGGTCAATGGCGGGTCGCCCCGCTGCCGACCGCGCTGCTCGACCGCCGGGTCGAGATCACCGGCCCGGTCGATCCGAAGATGGTCATCAATGCGCTGAACTCCGGGGCCAAGGTCTACATGGCCGACTTCGAGGACAGCACCTCGCCGACCTGGGCCAACCTGCTGACCGGCCAGCGCGCGCTGCGCAAGGCGGTCGCCGGCACCCTGGACTGGATGGCTCCGGACGGCGCCAAGCACTACACCCTCAAGCCGTTCGAAGAGCAGGCGGTGCTGATGGTGCGCCCGCGCGGCTGGCACCTGGACGAGAAGCATGTGCGCATCGACGGCGCGGCCATGTCCGGCAGCCTGTTCGACCTGGGCCTGTTCGCCTTCCACAACGCCAAGGCGCTGGCGGCGCTGGACCGCGGCCCCTACTTCTACCTGCCCAAGCTGCAGTCGATGGAAGAGGCGCAGCTGTGGAACGAGGTGCTCGACCGGGTCGAGGCCGAACTCGGCCTGGCGCCGGGCCAGATCAAGGTCACCGTGCTGATCGAGACCTTGCCGGCGGTGTTCGAGATGGACGAGATCCTGCACGCGCTGCGCACGCGCATCGCCGGCCTCAACTGCGGCCGCTGGGACTACGTGTTCTCCTACCTCAAGACCTTCCGCGCGCACCGCGACAAGGTCCTGCCCGAGCGCGGCCAAGTCACCATGACCCAGCCGTTCCTACGCGCCTATTCCGAACTGCTGATCCAGACCTGCCACAAGCGCGGCGCGCACGCGATGGGCGGCATGGCGGCGCAGATTCCGATCAGCGGCGACGAGGCCGGCAACGAAGCCGCGCTGGCCAAGGTCCGCGCCGACAAGCTGCGCGAGGTCACCGCCGGCCACGACGGCACCTGGGTCGCGCATCCGGCGCTGATCCCGCTGGCGATGCGGATCTTCGACGAGCGCATGCCGACCCCGCATCAGCAGCACGTGCTGCGCGACGACGTGCTGATCATCCGCGATGACCTGATCAAGCCTTGCCTGGGCACGGTCACCCGCGCCGGTTTCGAGGGCAATGTCGAAGTTTGCGTGCGCTACCTGGCGGCCTGGCTGGAAGGCAACGGCTGCGTGCCGATCCACTGGCTGATGGAAGACGCCGCCACCGCCGAGATCGCCCGCACCCAGTTGTGGCAGTGGCTGCATGCCGACAGCCTGTTCCTCGACGACGGCACGCCGGTCGACTTCGCCCTGCTCGAACGCGCCCTGATCGGCCTGCCGAGCAAGCTCGCCGAGCGCATGAAGCTGCCGGGCGGCTCCAAGCTCGACGAGGCCATCGCGATGCTCGATCGCCTGACCCACGCCGACACCCTGGAAGAGTTCCTGACCCTGCCGGCTTACGAACGCATCGACTGA